The following DNA comes from Miscanthus floridulus cultivar M001 chromosome 5, ASM1932011v1, whole genome shotgun sequence.
ATGCATTCAAATATACAGAGGTCAGACTTTCTTACATGTGCAAAaatatttcaacaccaatggctcctctgctctgcattaGACTAAGGCGAGACTTGCAGtcggactttcttatgtgtgtaataacatttcaacaccaatagcTCCTCTGCTCTACATTACACTGAGGCGAGACTTGCTACTCGCTGCAAGATTCTTGCAAGTTCAGtaaagattgacaaagacaccaaggcaacaaaaaaacaaacaaaaaccaaatgacctgagctacaccacgctcaacagatTGTAAGTGTGAGACATGCTCCTAGTGTTAAAATTGTAATGGTTGTCACATGTACCTTCTTTAGATTTATTTCCTTTAGGGAGCCACATAGGTATTCAAATTTACTATGCATGCAAGAAAGTCCTAGCATCATAAATCTGACTGGGCTGtacacatctcacgttatacatGGAACCCTGTTTCATACGAGTACTttcgttgaatccctaaaggaaacaaataaaattgaaacaaaacaacataaaagcaaaagcaaaaacaatattctagacttgttcagatgaactccttgcTGCATGGGTCTTTCatgttcaacaaattttatcaaagacacgaGTTGGATTCAACAAAGATCAAAgacactcatgaatgtttagcatattatagatcagatcaaagacaactagaaagaaatctgtAGCGAAAAGAAACCAACAGGGGCTATaaaccagctacaaaatgactaaaggacctgagctacaccacgctcaacaaagtttatgatgaggacatcactccttcggatgctcccgctgatcctccaaacaatatgcaaggtccaatgaacTGAGCTCGAATGTGCCAGctaaatttacaggtgagctcattcttaagcgatccttttcatacttttgagaatagactactacctaatgatgttatatttcttaggaacattggagagggtcatgaggaacttggaggaagagatggaggcaaagatgaccagcaaggatgcccaacacaagccggaggcctggtccaacatgaattcgagtctgcctcggcctctaggactagtctgctataaactggtcacctaggacgtgTCTGGACTCCATtctcgatgatccacatatggatagaaacataacttcataaggaaaccaatggaagtggtcccatatCAAAGTCCCtttagaatcaacgggaatcatcaaaacaaatcagcatccagaatctctCAGGGTGCTGTGTCACCGTATTTGGTCCAATGGGTCGTGTATCGTCTTTGATCCTGTTAGgggggcacgtctagggtaggcgatgaccctaagacctttataatcatacgccgatGCCATTGTTATGTTATGGATTTTGCTTAGATCATTCTGTCCATTGATagtcaccgttcatcggtttgtaagACCCTAGTTTGAGAACTTAATATACAATCTGCGGTTTGTCCCATACTTTGAGCTATGTACTTTcaagttcttgcttgtgttcttcgttttgTAGGcatggattagccttcttggcaaggttaACTAGAttggtgacacggttgataaccaaaggagttgtggtgctaaggttgcagggtttgggtcttttgATCTAAAGTTTGATCAGTGTGTCGTGCTCCACCTAAAATGATAGTTATCATCAACCTGATGGAAGATTAGGAATCACGTCCCCATCAAGTGGtattcagagctaaggtataccattaggttcacaATCTAtctcctagttttgagtgtttcgcattcgtcccatagtccagtgccatactcatttttcctgtcctagaaccttccacgccatagcctttgcatatttcagtttcagagtccgtcgtgttgagtttgtgtcctggtcgaggtcttgttgctggttaggtcgtgttataGTCTAGTTCGtttgttttcccccatcgtttccatcaaaccctagctgtcatgaccaattttgcgtgcattgttcccattttgtcctctaTTTCGGATTCAGTTCTTAAACTGGTCATAACTTTCGCATTCGAACTCCGATTGAGACATTCTTTGTATTAAAACCGATTagcaaaaaattcaaaatcatgCAGGTTTGGTGAATTTATTTTTCccaaaaactagtcacaagattgTCTTTTCAAGCTCGAAAGCTTTTTGTTAGTTTTGAGCatatcttctgaattttccacaggccacgtctttcacttatttaagctcaaagcgggcatacattgctacagaagatggagGTTATGTTAGCACTTTTGATGTAGAGGAAGACATTGAAGATGAACCTGCTTCAAATGAATATCAAATGGGAGTTTCTGTGAGCTTCGAAGATGCAGGCAACCAGTGGATTTTTATTGTGCAGCGAGTCCTCAGTACATAGATGGATGAAGCAGAGAGGCTGCAGCGctataacttgttctagattttattTGTGATTAAAGATTGACGTGCATGGGTCATCATCGATGGAGGCAGCtacaacaacttggtgagttctgatttggtcaagaagcttgaatTAACCATGCGTCCTCATAAGCATCCATATCATATTCAATGGCTCAACGACACCGGTAAGGCCAAGGTAACACAAACAGCCCAGGTGCATTTTTCCCTTGGTCCCTATTCTGATTTTGtagattgtgatgtggtacctatgcaagcttgttcacttttgttgggACACcaatgggaatttgataatgatgttgTCCACCATGGTAGAAATAATACATATACACTTATGCATAAGGGCCAAAAAATTATTTTGCAACCCATGAcgcctgctcaaattgtacaagatGATAAAGAGAAACTTGCTAGTGAAAATACACAAGTTGATGCTAACTTTGCAAAATAGTTAGTAATTAAATTGAAAAATCTTGTGATTCTTGCTAATAAATCTGATCTAGCAGAGATTAAAGATGTGTGCTATGCTTTGATATGTGatagtgcatttgccccctatgtgagttttggtgtattgatgacatccaaattaaaGACTAATGatatcttaatgagatatattgaagctttagtcccttgaaagctttaaaagagttgatctaagatgaaatggtatccctcaattctttaaGTGTAAAAAGTGGACGAAcccaaagcgctctccaaagcctttttattttgttttgggtttaggtatgccgtactataaagaggaatgcaagtttaggtggtctgaggaagatagagtgctcaagcttgAAAATTAAATCAAAAGACAGACACAAAATCACCTCACGAACACTTAGAGATAGTTTGTGGACTTTTGGTAGCCAGAAGTCTAGGTGTGAGCCAAGAGTTTTGGCTGTCGAAAGTCCCATCGTTTGGTGCCAAAAGTCCCAGCACTTGCTGACTTAGCCATAGCCCGCCTACGCATCTTCGCTCATCGGAAGTCCCAACGGGAATTAGGAGTTACAGGTGTCAAAATTTTTGGCTCCCTCCAGAAGTCCCGACACTTCATGACTTAGCCACCTGAGCATCTTCACCCATCAAAAGTCCTGATAGAAGTCATAAGTTTCGGGTGCCGAAAGTCCTGGCTTCCGCCAAAAGTCTCGAGGCCTTGGGACTTAGACGCCTGGCTTGTCATGTCTATCGGGAGTCCTAACGAAAGCCAGAAGTCCTAGCTACCAGAAGTCCTGGCGACCGCCGAGAGTTCTGACAATATGTGGGCAAGCCTTGTGGACTATCTACGTGAACAGTGTTTTTGCGTTGAGCCGGAAGTTTCAACGATCTGTGTCGAAACTTCTAACTCAGATCTGAATGGTTGGATTTGCctttgagtataaatagctctctacTCTCTTCTAACCAAGGACCACTCATTCATTGCTCACCATCCTTCATCCAAAACaactcccaagcattcaaggcacccctctcctcttCCCTTTggtccaatcttcgattcccctaaggtcttgagtgaaaggagaatggattgagtgagagaatcactttggcaagcttgagcacttgatttctttgtcaagcTGGTTGGATTtatatctattactcttgggttcttagaatgctagccggctaggcatcgcccaggagcttccatcttgtggaagagccttgggaagtttgtattacccttaatttcttagtggaaagctcggctgacctttgtggttgctttgagagaggcaaggagatggaagagacttcgacctttgtggtcacctcaacaatgaggacgtcggagctcctttgtggggttgccaaacctcgagataaattcttgtgttgttgttgtgatttgtgctatcatatttgttctagttggtttgtcttcctccccaactctcttcttagggtttggactcaatCTACGAAGTGGTCACCTTTCGGCATCAAAGAAGCAATCCCAACACTTCACCTTACCACTagggagtggggttgtaagatatgTTTCACTCAAAGtacattttagcacttgtagtgcaATTCTCGTAGGTGCTAAAACTCCCGGctgtttgcgtcggaacttccgagtGCCGGAAGTTCTGGcccaaactgttgggacttctgactgtcACTGACATTTGACTTTGAGATTACACTAAAAATTTTagatacacctattcacccccctctaggcattgtttagatcctttcaactggtatcaaagcaaggtcttcttttagcgcttcaTCATGTGAGAAGAAATAATGTCGAAGACCGACAAGATGTAAGCCGATGCCACCGAGATGGCCAAGaagatagctgaagagttgatggctgctcaagtcaagttcttccaagatgaaatgaaaaagatgcaagataagatgagcaagatgaaggaagaattgagcaagaaggttgatgatgcaataagtggcaagaatgatgcaacaagtggcaagaatgaagcaaacaaagatgccgctagtgatattggagccggtgagcatgctcatggaaagggaaatatattcaaacatgaactTCAACTATGGGCAACTCATCAAAGGTTCACCTCTACATACCCCTTCCATCAACATTTGTAAGCCACCttactttgatggaacaagatacaccgattggtcctaCAAGAtaaagatgcatctcattgccgcaagactttgggaagttgtggatgttggtgtgatgattcctaccgatgaagatagagagataactcaaGAACAAGTGCAcaatctccatcaaaatgcacaaggcatagcattgcttgtgtcaagcccaagtccggatgagtttagaaaggtaaatggaatggaaagtgcaaagcaaatttgggatactttgaaagtgtaatttgaaggagataagagtgttagaaaaggcaacattgagttacttcttggtgaattggaaagatttgtgttcttgcaaaatgaaacaacacaatccatgtttgataggcttatggcattggtcaaccgcataagtgCTCTTGaaagcaccgaatgggatgacaacaaggttgctagaaagatgttgagaacctatagagccaagaacaatatgctagcatccgtgatcatggaaaggcctagttatgatgagatgacaccccaagaagttctttcaaagcttaagcatcatgagtgtctagatgaagatgaaatcaatgctcataatcaaaatcctaatgcaatgggatacaacaaaAATGCAGCCCTAAAGGAAACTCAAGCTCATGAAGGCAAATCTTctagtcaagagaagaagaaagtgaaggatgattcttcaagtgaagaagaagagtctGGTGAAGAAGTTGCACTCATCATTAGAAACTTTAGAAAGTTTataaagaagaagagcaaccgAAAGACTTACGGTGATGGGAAGAAAAGGAACAAGAAGAGGTTTTGCTATGGTTGTGGCCAAACCAGTCATTTCACatccgattgtcctaatgagaagaagaagcacaagcacgaCATGGATGAAGACaaaaagaacaaaggcaagaagagaggtgaagctcatcttggtgaagagtgggagtcaaatgatagtgactcaagtgatgatgagaagaagaagaagggagccgcaaacattGCCGTCCACCACTCTtcgtcaccgaccatgatcttccctgactcgacttcaccaccaaaactcttccccaacttatcttcatcaccaaggctcttctccaacctcatcgacaatgactactacactccaacttgacTCATGGCTACAAGGGAGAAGGTACATGTCTCATCTGATccttctagtgatgagtatgatagttgtgatgagaacatagaaggcttcaccaccaaaactcttccccaacttatcttcatcaccaaggctcttctccaacctcatcgacaatgactactacactccaacttgcctcatgtcaaagggggagaaggtacatgtctcatccgatccctctagtgatgagtatgatagttgtgatgagaacatagaagaacttAAAGCAACCATGATACAAAAATTTGGTAGAAAGGcctacactaaaataaaaatgctaatgaaaaaattagagaagagggatagatgcttggagatgcaaggagacataatcactcaagagagagacaagaaccttgcacttgaagcatctattgctgaggaaaagatgaaggttgaaaagttaaccgttgaattgtctttaaccaatgactcaattgggaaattgactaaggaacattccttggTTAATGATCTAGTGGCTAGCgtcaagaatgagaagagtatagctcaagaaagtctcacaagcttggaagaaaaatattgaaatattgagctaaactatagtactctttgggttagcacttcaacttctcctaaggcaatcgaagactctaatgtctccactagtaatggttgtaaaagatgctataaaattaatgtaaatgcatatgcaactaaccttgttgagctagagaagaaagacaaggagattcataggttgaagatgatcttgaagaatgggtgcaagtgttaagagcaatccaacaagactatatacaagtcatcaaggcacccatcaatcaaggaaggcattggctacaataggtatgatggaaaggccaatggaaggaacatgaccaATGGTGTGCCTtctgtgaagttcaacaagggcattgctcttgatgagcttatatgcaagggaaacaacaaggtctacattccgaACATCCAACCTACAAGTGACAAGACAATAAAGACGAAGCAATTCGAGGTCCCCAAGCcataagcaccacttccacggtgctatgctagtgactatatgtgttgttggggcaaggatggtaaGATTGTAgtcaagtatgttggtgcccaaaagagaaaggagattatgaggagtgtttgggtgcccaagttttatgtgactaacctcCTAGGCCCCAAAtctgtttgggtacctaaaacaagagcttgatttgtctttgtaggaatattccttcgatggaacaagttgggtggtggatagtggttgcaccaatcatatgaccagagagaaggacatgttgaCATCATTACAACCTAGTCATGACCAAAGTGGgaacattgtgtttggtgacaatggaaaaggagaagttctcggtttaggtaaaattgctatctcaaatgataattctatttctaatgttttacttgtgaattcgttgagatacaatttgttgtccatttcataactttgtgagatgggctgcaattgtctctttatggataagggtgtggaattttatagaagggaggattcctctattgcatttacaggccatttaaaagggaaactctatctagttgatttcacatcaaatagagtaaatcccgagacttgtttaatggcaaaatctagcatgggttggttatggcattgccgacttgcccatgttgggatgaggaacttggccaaacttcaaaaaggtgaacacatccttgg
Coding sequences within:
- the LOC136454695 gene encoding protein pxr-1-like, which encodes MGYNKNAALKETQAHEGKSSSQEKKKVKDDSSSEEEESGEEVALIIRNFRKFIKKKSNRKTYGDGKKRNKKRFCYGCGQTSHFTSDCPNEKKKHKHDMDEDKKNKGKKRGEAHLGEEWESNDSDSSDDEKKKKGAANIAVHHSSSPTMIFPDSTSPPKLFPNLSSSPRLFSNLIDNDYYTPT